The proteins below are encoded in one region of Sulfolobus islandicus Y.N.15.51:
- a CDS encoding thiamine pyrophosphate-binding protein translates to MRVKSLIFMNGSKLLLTLLKDYDVKHIFGLPGESSISLYDQLKEGEVLHIITRDERNAVYMADTYAKLTYKPGVVEGPSVGSIYMLPGVAEAYKSSTPLIVITTDTPLYGEKENYLTALDQASLFRPITKETITVYNVEELPHAIRRAFRLSTSGKPGPVHIRIPLDVLEDELEGNVELKAQKEFSKYPSQRPLADREMIRKAVDLILKSEFPVIICGQGALYSMAWDEVTELAELLGILVGTTITGKGCIPETHPLSIGVVGGRGGANFSNSIVDKSDLVILIGSNTDSANTYNWTIPSRGKTVIHIDISETETGNNYDSINLIGDAKVTLRELIKEIKGSGKIGKKNIILDRSAFEDRLSKERREAVNPLRFIKELWSLSPEEAVLIADPGVSAIYTAAFYKAKKVGRYFIFNYGLGGLGYSIPASVGAYFARPNSLIFSLSGDGSFGFSVGELETIRRVNANVVIIIFNNGSYGWIRAEMKARGKDIVGTDFSSPDYVKIAEGYGLSAYGITNDEEISDTLKRAIKNTPSLVEVIVEPEDKFVPPVMPWSKRFL, encoded by the coding sequence ATGCGTGTGAAATCATTAATATTCATGAATGGTTCAAAACTTCTCTTGACTCTGTTAAAGGATTATGACGTTAAACACATATTTGGTTTACCGGGCGAATCCTCAATATCATTATATGATCAACTTAAAGAAGGCGAAGTACTACACATAATCACTAGAGATGAGAGAAACGCAGTTTACATGGCTGACACATACGCAAAGCTAACTTATAAACCTGGAGTTGTTGAAGGCCCAAGTGTTGGTTCAATATATATGCTCCCTGGAGTTGCTGAAGCGTATAAGTCATCTACACCGTTAATAGTAATAACTACTGATACACCGTTATACGGAGAGAAGGAGAATTATTTGACCGCATTAGATCAAGCTTCCCTATTTAGACCGATAACTAAGGAAACTATAACAGTGTATAATGTTGAGGAATTACCTCATGCTATAAGGAGAGCATTCAGATTAAGTACTAGTGGAAAACCTGGACCAGTTCACATTAGAATACCCCTAGATGTTTTAGAAGATGAATTAGAAGGCAACGTTGAACTTAAAGCCCAAAAGGAGTTCTCGAAATATCCATCTCAAAGACCTTTAGCGGATCGTGAAATGATAAGGAAAGCCGTAGATTTAATTTTGAAGAGTGAATTTCCAGTAATAATTTGCGGTCAAGGAGCACTTTACTCAATGGCGTGGGATGAGGTAACTGAATTAGCTGAGTTATTAGGAATTCTCGTGGGGACTACAATAACTGGTAAGGGTTGTATTCCAGAAACCCATCCCTTGTCAATAGGTGTGGTTGGCGGTAGGGGCGGTGCAAATTTTTCGAACAGTATCGTAGATAAATCAGACCTTGTAATTCTCATAGGAAGTAATACGGATTCAGCAAATACTTATAACTGGACTATACCATCCAGAGGCAAAACCGTAATTCATATTGACATTAGCGAGACTGAGACTGGGAATAATTACGATAGTATAAACCTCATAGGGGATGCTAAAGTAACATTGAGGGAGTTGATTAAGGAAATTAAAGGTAGTGGAAAAATTGGTAAAAAGAACATTATTTTAGATAGAAGTGCATTCGAAGATAGGCTTAGTAAGGAGAGGAGAGAAGCAGTAAACCCGTTACGTTTCATAAAGGAACTTTGGAGTCTATCACCTGAAGAGGCTGTATTAATAGCTGATCCCGGAGTTAGCGCAATCTACACTGCTGCTTTCTACAAGGCCAAAAAAGTTGGTAGGTATTTCATTTTTAACTATGGTCTAGGTGGTCTTGGCTATTCAATTCCAGCATCTGTAGGTGCTTATTTTGCAAGGCCTAACTCTTTGATTTTCTCTCTTTCTGGAGATGGGAGTTTCGGTTTCTCAGTTGGTGAACTAGAGACCATAAGGAGAGTCAATGCTAATGTGGTTATTATAATCTTTAATAATGGAAGTTACGGTTGGATAAGGGCTGAAATGAAAGCTAGGGGTAAGGACATTGTTGGAACTGATTTTTCAAGTCCAGATTACGTTAAGATCGCTGAAGGGTATGGACTATCCGCGTATGGGATAACCAATGATGAAGAGATATCTGATACGTTAAAGAGGGCTATAAAGAATACTCCTTCTTTAGTTGAGGTTATTGTTGAGCCAGAGGATAAGTTCGTCCCTCCAGTTATGCCTTGGAGTAAGAGATTTCTTTAA
- a CDS encoding NAD(P)-dependent alcohol dehydrogenase, which produces MRAVRLVEIGKPLVLKDIDIPKPKGAQVLIKVEAAGVCHSDVHMRQGRFGNLRIVEDLGVKLPVTLGHEIAGKIEEMGDEVVGYSKGDLVAVNPWQGEGNCYYCRIGEEHLCDSPRWLGINFDGAYAEYVLIPHYKYMYKLRRLNAVEASPLTCSGITTYRAVRKASLDPTKTLVVVGAGGGLGTMAVQIAKAVGGATIIGVDVREEAVETAKRAGADYVINASVQDPLAEIRRITEGKGIDAVIDLNNSEKTLSVYPKALAKQGKYIMVGLFGADLHFHAPLITLSEIQFVGSLVGNQSDFLGIMRLAEAGKVKPMITKTMKLEEANEAIDNLENFKAVGRQVLIP; this is translated from the coding sequence ATGAGAGCAGTTAGATTAGTAGAAATAGGAAAACCTCTCGTTTTAAAAGATATAGATATACCTAAACCTAAGGGAGCACAAGTTTTGATAAAGGTAGAGGCTGCGGGAGTTTGTCATTCTGATGTTCACATGAGACAAGGGAGATTTGGGAATTTAAGAATAGTAGAAGATTTGGGTGTGAAATTGCCGGTAACTTTAGGTCACGAGATCGCAGGAAAAATAGAGGAAATGGGAGATGAAGTTGTTGGATACTCTAAGGGTGATCTAGTTGCAGTTAACCCTTGGCAGGGAGAAGGAAATTGCTATTATTGTAGAATAGGGGAAGAGCATTTGTGCGATTCTCCTAGATGGTTAGGAATTAACTTTGATGGAGCTTACGCAGAATATGTGTTAATACCTCATTATAAATATATGTACAAGCTGAGAAGACTTAATGCCGTAGAAGCATCACCTTTAACTTGTTCTGGAATAACTACATATAGGGCAGTTAGAAAAGCATCATTAGACCCAACTAAGACATTAGTAGTAGTAGGGGCTGGTGGCGGTCTAGGAACAATGGCGGTACAGATAGCTAAAGCTGTCGGTGGTGCAACGATAATAGGTGTAGATGTGAGAGAGGAGGCAGTAGAGACTGCTAAGAGAGCTGGAGCCGATTACGTAATAAATGCGTCAGTTCAAGATCCCTTAGCGGAAATAAGGAGAATAACCGAAGGTAAGGGAATCGACGCTGTAATAGACCTAAATAACTCTGAGAAAACGCTTTCAGTTTATCCAAAAGCTTTGGCAAAACAAGGTAAGTACATAATGGTGGGATTATTCGGAGCGGATTTGCATTTTCACGCACCATTAATAACTTTGTCAGAAATACAATTCGTAGGCAGTTTAGTTGGAAACCAATCAGACTTTTTGGGGATAATGAGATTAGCAGAGGCTGGTAAAGTTAAACCAATGATAACTAAGACCATGAAACTAGAAGAAGCAAATGAGGCGATTGATAATCTAGAGAATTTTAAAGCTGTCGGAAGACAAGTACTTATACCATAA
- a CDS encoding ISH3 family transposase: MVTSGLPHQNNIQQIGYKLLSMLNFKGKKGEEVARTLISACLWNDSVESKSRAYGVSPQTVRNYVEEQGVEVIEKLLESARKISLKVLKGVREIDVSIDWTTKTWYGRPVGGLGSSEEGNSWNYATATTKFNGKVLLLAFVTQVKGMTKEEIVKALVEQVVAMGFKIRLITLDAGFYTVDVLNFISQFKYIVAVPVGDVKVYEEFDGDYTTNSKRHRRDEQVKFRLLVYSKEKVRRKKKSLVYFARATNLDLSKREVLDLYNKVRGPIETSYRNIKAFLPFTSSTKFVFRTLIFVLALVLYSLYTIFKGEVGREEFRLLLILLFPDLFNPENFTFNVIETLIYTIDLFSRR, translated from the coding sequence ATGGTAACATCCGGTCTCCCTCACCAAAATAACATTCAACAAATAGGATATAAATTACTTTCCATGCTGAACTTCAAGGGAAAGAAAGGGGAAGAGGTGGCGAGAACCCTCATCTCAGCGTGTCTATGGAACGATTCGGTGGAAAGCAAGTCGAGGGCGTATGGCGTGTCCCCACAGACCGTGAGGAATTACGTGGAGGAGCAAGGGGTGGAAGTTATTGAGAAACTCTTGGAAAGCGCCAGGAAGATATCCTTGAAGGTACTGAAGGGAGTAAGGGAGATAGACGTCTCAATAGACTGGACAACCAAGACCTGGTACGGGAGACCGGTGGGAGGGCTCGGGAGTTCGGAGGAGGGAAACTCTTGGAACTACGCAACTGCGACGACAAAGTTTAATGGGAAAGTGCTCCTACTGGCCTTCGTCACTCAAGTCAAGGGGATGACTAAGGAAGAGATCGTGAAGGCCCTCGTGGAGCAAGTCGTCGCGATGGGGTTCAAGATAAGGTTGATAACTCTTGACGCTGGTTTCTATACTGTTGATGTGCTCAATTTCATTTCACAGTTTAAGTATATAGTTGCTGTGCCTGTTGGGGACGTTAAGGTTTATGAGGAGTTTGACGGGGATTACACAACTAATAGTAAGAGGCATAGGAGGGATGAGCAGGTCAAGTTCAGGCTTCTCGTGTACAGCAAGGAAAAAGTGAGGAGAAAGAAGAAGAGTCTTGTTTATTTTGCTAGGGCTACTAACCTAGACCTATCCAAGAGGGAAGTGTTGGATTTGTATAATAAGGTAAGGGGTCCCATAGAGACCTCTTATAGGAACATTAAGGCTTTTCTTCCATTCACCAGTTCCACCAAGTTTGTTTTCCGCACGTTGATCTTCGTGCTGGCCCTTGTACTCTACTCCTTATATACCATATTCAAGGGGGAGGTGGGGAGAGAGGAGTTTAGATTATTATTAATTCTTTTATTTCCTGATTTATTCAATCCAGAGAATTTTACATTTAATGTAATTGAAACACTTATTTACACTATAGATTTATTTTCAAGGAGGTGA
- a CDS encoding IS5 family transposase, with protein MGKSKYKRDWSKYDENVITRYELMFPFYVFQHWWELLAEENRNAKKTYKAPKEFNDFLAFLHLFLPYRAIEGVLRALERLKIIPTSLDYSTIWERVRNMNIKFPEANDQLEVIADATGISTNKGGQYIIAKWGKTKDSKFLKIEIVMDKDQFNVINAEVTSNEVQTAVKTVKDLQDKGKKVKKFYGDKAYDANEVYKTGVEVVVPPRENASTRRGHPARRKAVREFKRLGYNRWREERGYGVRWRIESLFSAVKRTFGESVRATSFLGQVVEAKLKFWAYAWMVHLANSLVGRAPGIRV; from the coding sequence ATGGGAAAGAGTAAGTACAAGAGGGATTGGAGCAAGTACGACGAGAACGTTATAACTAGATACGAGCTAATGTTCCCCTTCTACGTCTTCCAACACTGGTGGGAATTACTAGCAGAAGAGAATAGGAATGCCAAGAAAACCTACAAGGCGCCAAAGGAGTTCAACGACTTCCTAGCGTTCCTGCACTTGTTCCTACCTTATAGGGCCATAGAAGGAGTATTGAGAGCATTAGAAAGACTGAAAATCATCCCAACAAGCCTAGACTACTCAACAATATGGGAAAGAGTAAGAAACATGAACATAAAATTCCCAGAGGCAAATGACCAACTTGAAGTAATAGCAGACGCAACGGGAATAAGCACAAACAAGGGAGGACAATACATTATAGCAAAATGGGGAAAAACCAAGGACTCAAAATTCCTCAAGATCGAAATAGTAATGGATAAGGACCAATTCAACGTAATAAACGCTGAAGTAACCAGCAACGAGGTTCAGACTGCAGTTAAGACGGTTAAGGATTTACAAGATAAGGGAAAGAAGGTCAAGAAGTTTTATGGAGATAAAGCTTATGATGCTAATGAGGTTTACAAGACTGGGGTTGAGGTTGTTGTTCCACCTAGGGAGAACGCCTCCACTAGACGCGGTCATCCTGCTAGGAGAAAGGCTGTAAGGGAGTTCAAGAGGTTGGGTTATAATCGTTGGAGGGAGGAGAGGGGTTACGGTGTTAGGTGGAGGATTGAGTCCTTATTCTCTGCTGTGAAGCGTACTTTTGGGGAATCTGTTAGGGCTACAAGTTTTTTAGGACAAGTGGTTGAGGCTAAGCTCAAGTTCTGGGCTTATGCATGGATGGTCCACTTGGCTAATTCTTTAGTTGGTAGAGCTCCGGGTATTAGGGTGTGA
- a CDS encoding phosphoenolpyruvate carboxykinase (GTP) translates to MKVSLDFLNDLVHGDSVKKLESLNNYRLIEFLSNVIKLCEPDSVYLITGRNEEKEYIRKKALERGEEIKLKTSGHTIHFDHPLDQARAREDTFILTDSKIPYVNTIPRNEGLNEILGLLKGSMRGREMYVGFYSLGPRNSPFQILAVQVTDSPYVIHSENILYRNAFGDFNNNKQFLRFVHSKGELDIRKRRIMIDLADNTVYSINTTYAGNSVGLKKLALRLTITKAAEEGWLSEHMAIIGFNGDKGIHYFTASFPSGSGKTSTSMIGSLISDDLAFIREFDGFPKAVNPEIGVFGIIQGINARDDPIIWEVLHKSGEVIFSNVLMTEDGDVYWEGSELPKPERGYNYEGKWIRESGKPASHPNARFTVPLTSFKNLDGNWDNPNGVVIDGIIFGVRDYSTLIPVVEAFSWSHGVATIGASMESARTSAVIGKSDELEFNPMAILDFMPISLSRYLRNYLNFGKRLRRSPKIFGFNYFLKDENNKFLNSKEDKRIWVSWAVKRVEETTDAIYTPIGFIPFYEDLKALYKRVLGREYSKEEYEKQFKIKLKRYLEKTDRIIGIYLKFDDIPSEIISELEMQRKRIIDYISKYGDSVSPFRLEKT, encoded by the coding sequence ATGAAGGTTAGTTTAGATTTTTTAAACGATTTAGTTCATGGAGATTCAGTAAAAAAATTAGAATCTCTAAATAATTATCGATTAATTGAATTTTTAAGTAACGTAATTAAATTATGCGAACCGGATAGCGTATATCTTATAACAGGAAGAAATGAGGAGAAAGAGTATATAAGGAAAAAAGCTCTGGAAAGAGGGGAAGAGATTAAACTAAAGACTAGTGGGCATACCATACATTTTGATCACCCTTTAGATCAGGCTAGGGCCAGAGAAGATACGTTCATACTCACAGATTCAAAGATCCCCTATGTTAATACTATACCTAGGAATGAGGGCCTAAATGAGATTCTAGGTTTACTTAAGGGGTCAATGAGGGGTAGAGAAATGTATGTGGGATTTTATTCTCTAGGTCCTAGAAATTCTCCCTTCCAAATTTTAGCAGTCCAAGTGACTGATTCTCCATACGTTATTCATAGTGAAAATATATTATATAGAAATGCATTTGGAGATTTTAATAATAATAAGCAGTTTTTGAGATTTGTCCACTCAAAAGGAGAACTAGATATAAGAAAAAGGAGAATAATGATTGACCTAGCAGATAATACTGTTTATAGCATTAACACTACTTACGCCGGTAACAGTGTGGGCTTAAAGAAGTTAGCTTTAAGGTTAACTATAACTAAGGCAGCAGAAGAAGGCTGGCTCTCCGAACATATGGCTATAATAGGGTTCAATGGAGATAAGGGTATACATTACTTCACAGCATCATTTCCTTCTGGAAGTGGAAAGACTTCTACTTCCATGATTGGGAGTCTGATAAGCGATGACCTAGCGTTTATAAGGGAATTTGACGGTTTTCCTAAAGCAGTAAATCCAGAAATTGGAGTTTTCGGCATTATACAGGGTATAAATGCTAGGGACGATCCAATAATATGGGAAGTTCTCCACAAGTCTGGAGAAGTGATATTCTCTAATGTATTAATGACTGAAGATGGCGATGTATACTGGGAGGGGAGTGAATTGCCAAAACCCGAAAGGGGATATAACTATGAGGGGAAATGGATTAGGGAAAGCGGTAAGCCAGCCTCCCATCCGAACGCTAGATTCACAGTTCCTTTAACTTCATTCAAGAATTTAGATGGGAATTGGGATAATCCAAATGGTGTCGTTATAGATGGCATAATATTTGGCGTAAGAGACTACAGTACTCTTATTCCAGTTGTTGAAGCCTTTTCATGGTCTCATGGAGTTGCGACTATTGGAGCTTCAATGGAGTCTGCTAGAACCTCAGCTGTAATCGGGAAATCCGATGAGTTAGAGTTTAATCCAATGGCGATTTTAGACTTTATGCCTATCTCGCTCAGTAGGTATTTAAGAAACTATTTGAATTTCGGTAAAAGATTAAGGAGGAGTCCTAAAATATTTGGGTTTAACTATTTTCTAAAAGATGAAAATAATAAATTCTTGAATTCAAAAGAGGACAAGAGAATATGGGTTAGCTGGGCTGTAAAGAGAGTGGAGGAAACTACTGATGCGATCTATACGCCTATTGGCTTCATACCATTTTATGAAGATCTAAAAGCTCTATACAAAAGAGTTTTAGGAAGGGAGTACAGTAAGGAAGAATATGAAAAACAATTTAAAATAAAATTGAAAAGATACTTAGAGAAAACAGACCGTATAATTGGGATTTACCTTAAATTTGATGATATTCCCTCTGAGATTATTAGTGAGTTAGAAATGCAAAGAAAGAGAATTATTGATTATATTAGCAAATATGGTGATTCAGTATCCCCATTTAGATTAGAAAAAACTTGA
- a CDS encoding pirin family protein, translated as MIRGIDGVIKGRNTMDGAGVKLYRVFGGPDTVDLTDPFLLLDFFGSNKVEEYINGFPWHPHRGIETVTLLFEGKVEHQDSLGNKGTIYPGQVQWMTAGSGIFHQEMPKPLEGTEIPKYNQDPFLVRGLQLWINLPSYKKMTQPVYRDVKSVPKEKFDFGEVSVLAGEFAGIEGPVKVKSDVDPSYIHVKLNGDMKLKVKEGYTVLAYVVDGSARFAPNSPGIGKGNLVIFTREGDEIKISGNASFIVLSGRPLNEPVAWYGPIVMNTEDQIIEAFDDLRKGTFIRHKEILYE; from the coding sequence ATGATTAGGGGAATAGATGGTGTAATTAAAGGAAGAAATACCATGGATGGCGCTGGGGTTAAACTTTACAGAGTGTTTGGCGGACCAGATACTGTGGATTTAACAGATCCTTTCCTATTACTGGACTTCTTCGGCTCAAATAAGGTTGAGGAGTACATTAATGGATTTCCTTGGCACCCGCATAGGGGAATTGAGACTGTAACGCTATTATTTGAGGGAAAAGTGGAACACCAAGATAGTTTAGGTAATAAGGGAACAATATATCCTGGCCAGGTCCAATGGATGACTGCTGGAAGTGGAATATTTCACCAAGAAATGCCAAAACCATTAGAGGGTACAGAGATTCCCAAGTATAATCAAGATCCATTCCTAGTAAGAGGATTACAGTTATGGATAAACCTACCATCTTACAAAAAGATGACACAGCCAGTATATAGGGATGTAAAAAGTGTTCCTAAAGAGAAGTTCGACTTCGGAGAAGTATCAGTCCTCGCGGGAGAGTTCGCTGGAATTGAGGGACCAGTTAAGGTGAAGAGTGATGTTGATCCGTCATACATTCACGTAAAATTGAACGGGGACATGAAGTTAAAGGTAAAAGAAGGATATACTGTATTAGCCTATGTGGTTGATGGTAGTGCCAGATTTGCACCCAATTCTCCAGGTATAGGAAAGGGAAATTTAGTAATCTTCACTAGGGAGGGGGATGAGATTAAAATTAGTGGAAATGCGAGCTTTATAGTATTATCCGGAAGACCTCTAAATGAGCCAGTAGCTTGGTATGGACCAATAGTTATGAATACTGAAGATCAAATAATTGAAGCGTTTGACGATTTGAGAAAAGGTACATTCATAAGACATAAAGAGATACTATATGAATAA
- a CDS encoding metal-sulfur cluster assembly factor codes for MKDKIVEILRQIYDPEIPINIYDLGLVREIKVEGNRVFVRLIFTANKGCTLADLMAVQVKYKLMKAFPDYNVEVKSDFNEEWNIGYATETGRLMLEEIYGKEAVDALANKTKIEEIVSINKVRLEDFDPREYMKKAVEERYKRFKEWYDKHDILISH; via the coding sequence ATGAAAGATAAGATTGTGGAAATTTTAAGGCAAATTTACGATCCAGAGATTCCAATAAATATATATGACTTAGGACTAGTAAGAGAGATAAAAGTTGAAGGCAATAGGGTTTTTGTTAGATTAATTTTCACTGCTAATAAGGGGTGTACCTTAGCAGATCTTATGGCAGTTCAAGTTAAGTATAAACTAATGAAGGCATTTCCAGACTATAACGTGGAAGTCAAGAGTGATTTTAACGAAGAATGGAATATAGGCTATGCAACAGAAACGGGTAGGCTGATGTTAGAGGAAATATATGGAAAAGAAGCAGTGGATGCGTTAGCTAATAAGACTAAAATAGAGGAAATAGTATCGATAAATAAGGTCAGGTTAGAGGATTTCGATCCACGGGAATACATGAAAAAAGCAGTGGAGGAGAGATATAAGAGATTTAAGGAATGGTACGATAAACACGATATATTGATTTCTCATTGA
- a CDS encoding enoyl-CoA hydratase/isomerase family protein — translation MVKILSERRKDVCWITLNRPEKLNALDKESWSLLAKHLRDCNDDQSISAIVLTGNGRAFSAGDDINAMLELKDQRDALNFFNALYSAIESLVDLKKPLLCAVNGLAYGGGCEILLFCDVIISVNDATFSIPEGKLGLIPPMAISVGYSILGRSITRLALTGDSITAEEAKTIGLVDIVVKREDLYTEVEKQLEKIKSIDTNSIMTMKYWLKNDKEKIRNAVMELALMSLGDSAKKRMNEFINRKRTR, via the coding sequence ATGGTAAAAATCCTCTCTGAAAGAAGAAAAGACGTTTGTTGGATCACATTAAATAGACCAGAAAAGTTAAATGCCCTAGATAAGGAAAGCTGGAGTCTCTTAGCAAAACACTTGAGGGATTGTAATGACGATCAGTCAATTTCAGCAATAGTCTTAACTGGCAATGGAAGAGCTTTCTCCGCAGGAGATGATATCAATGCCATGTTAGAGTTAAAGGATCAAAGAGATGCCCTAAACTTCTTCAACGCTTTATATAGCGCGATTGAAAGTCTAGTGGATTTAAAGAAGCCATTATTATGTGCAGTTAATGGGCTTGCTTATGGCGGTGGTTGCGAGATACTCCTTTTCTGTGATGTGATAATTTCAGTTAACGACGCTACTTTTTCAATTCCAGAAGGAAAGTTGGGATTAATTCCGCCAATGGCAATATCAGTAGGTTATTCAATATTGGGTAGATCAATTACTAGGCTAGCATTAACTGGAGATTCAATAACTGCTGAAGAGGCTAAAACTATAGGGCTGGTTGATATAGTGGTCAAAAGGGAAGACCTTTATACAGAAGTTGAGAAACAGTTAGAGAAAATCAAAAGTATTGATACGAATTCTATTATGACTATGAAGTATTGGTTGAAAAACGATAAGGAGAAGATAAGAAATGCAGTCATGGAGTTGGCGTTGATGTCATTGGGGGATTCCGCAAAAAAGAGAATGAATGAATTCATAAATAGAAAACGAACACGATGA
- a CDS encoding toluene-4-monooxygenase system protein E (TmoE) produces MLSQELFKYAFSKEPSLKDVIKPWLKDWQEMAFNATEGFRDVLKGEYDNTIKQIKKAHSEYLGGIGL; encoded by the coding sequence ATGCTCTCTCAAGAACTGTTCAAATACGCTTTTAGTAAGGAACCAAGCTTAAAAGACGTTATCAAACCTTGGCTAAAGGATTGGCAAGAGATGGCATTTAATGCTACAGAAGGGTTTAGGGATGTGCTCAAAGGAGAATATGATAATACTATAAAGCAGATCAAGAAGGCTCATAGTGAATATCTTGGAGGAATAGGATTATGA